A section of the Microbulbifer pacificus genome encodes:
- a CDS encoding STAS domain-containing protein, producing MQSGQIMVGDHQGIYVVKLVGDVRLNLCTSFDNYIGKMFSHDDFRGVVFDMHDTQGVDSTTLGLMAKIAIRSAEHKGGKPLVLCEDRGLLHLLDSMGFDELMEFSSDADNDAYRAEPAPLKCNAPDEHSAREMVLEAHRVLMSLNEKNADTFRDLVHVLESEQGTLEHKAQENKSVASH from the coding sequence ATGCAGTCCGGGCAGATAATGGTTGGTGACCACCAGGGCATTTATGTCGTCAAACTGGTGGGAGATGTGCGCCTCAATCTATGTACATCGTTCGATAACTATATCGGCAAGATGTTTTCCCACGACGATTTTCGCGGCGTGGTGTTCGATATGCACGATACCCAAGGGGTCGACAGCACCACGCTGGGTTTGATGGCCAAGATCGCCATTCGCAGTGCAGAACACAAAGGCGGCAAACCCCTGGTGCTGTGTGAAGACCGCGGTCTGCTGCACCTGCTGGACTCCATGGGCTTTGACGAACTGATGGAATTCTCCTCTGACGCGGATAACGATGCCTACCGGGCCGAGCCCGCGCCGCTCAAGTGCAATGCCCCCGATGAACACAGTGCCCGTGAAATGGTGTTGGAAGCCCATCGTGTGCTGATGAGCCTGAACGAGAAAAACGCAGATACCTTCCGCGATCTGGTGCATGTGCTGGAGAGCGAGCAGGGCACCTTGGAACACAAGGCCCAGGAAAACAAGTCAGTCGCCAGCCACTGA
- a CDS encoding MlaA family lipoprotein, with the protein MLERTQLTTWALTALLSAPLAMAQDASDPFAEQPDEAPAATSPANSATDKADSAAVDSAAAASDTAPASDVESESDPFAEGGAPAAAGEASDDFGSELEDEYGFDPADEFSSAEEPEDRDPWEGFNRAMFRFNDTADRWFLKPAATSYRQITPIFMQTGVSNFFSNLSEINNVLNDVLQWKWGQAGNDTGRFLVNSTVGLVGLFDVAQHMGLEPSDGEDFGQTLAVWGAPSGPYVVVPLLGPSTVRDFPGEVVQWYTNPLSYVDENSVEYTLKMVDVVQTRASLLQAESLLQGDRYVLLRDAYLQRREFLINDGEQEDDFGGDLDEYDF; encoded by the coding sequence TTGCTTGAACGCACACAGCTTACCACCTGGGCCCTGACCGCACTGCTGTCGGCTCCGCTGGCCATGGCGCAGGATGCGTCAGACCCTTTCGCCGAGCAGCCCGATGAAGCTCCGGCCGCCACTTCACCCGCGAACAGCGCGACCGACAAGGCCGATTCGGCTGCCGTTGACAGCGCCGCGGCCGCATCAGACACCGCGCCCGCATCAGATGTAGAGTCGGAGAGTGACCCCTTTGCGGAAGGCGGCGCCCCTGCGGCCGCTGGCGAAGCGTCGGACGATTTCGGCTCAGAGCTGGAGGACGAGTACGGCTTCGACCCGGCGGATGAATTCTCCAGTGCGGAAGAGCCGGAAGATCGCGACCCCTGGGAGGGGTTCAATCGCGCGATGTTCCGTTTCAACGACACCGCCGACCGCTGGTTCCTGAAGCCTGCGGCCACCAGTTACCGCCAGATCACGCCGATCTTCATGCAGACCGGTGTGTCCAACTTCTTTTCCAACCTGTCCGAGATCAACAACGTCCTCAACGACGTGCTGCAGTGGAAATGGGGTCAGGCGGGGAATGATACCGGCCGCTTCCTGGTAAACAGCACCGTGGGGCTCGTCGGCCTGTTTGACGTGGCCCAGCACATGGGGCTGGAACCCAGTGACGGCGAGGATTTCGGCCAGACCCTGGCGGTGTGGGGTGCCCCATCCGGTCCCTATGTCGTGGTGCCGTTACTGGGTCCGTCCACCGTGCGGGATTTTCCCGGTGAGGTGGTGCAGTGGTACACCAATCCGCTCAGCTATGTGGACGAAAACTCCGTTGAATACACATTGAAAATGGTGGATGTGGTGCAGACCCGCGCCAGTCTGCTGCAGGCGGAATCCCTGCTGCAGGGCGATCGCTATGTGCTGTTGCGCGACGCCTACCTGCAGCGCCGCGAGTTCCTGATCAACGACGGTGAACAGGAAGACGACTTCGGCGGCGATCTGGATGAATACGATTTCTGA
- a CDS encoding PP2C family protein-serine/threonine phosphatase: MNTISDARTQEPAAATAVAGRHTLLLSDPGEPSYEVMCATLKRLGYTVIHEESGVDAIGHFSPDKYDLVITDLHLPDMGGLEVLRKIKRLSPDTPVVVLACNSEVDDVVQALRLGASDYLLKPFTDEDVIEHAVTRIMEARDLAAQNREYRHQLEERNRELHEHIELLQRDHEAGRQLQQHLLPRTPFRYPAGIEAAFRLLPSLYLSGDFVDYGLFGERFVAFYLVDVSGHGVSSALVTALIKHSIMHLLRERTLFSQLNSIDTDITSILEMINRELNSTALDKHASMFVGVVDSRARQLHYAVAGQVPMPALVTSDGARWLTGKGRPLGLFKQGEWEVRHCSLPASWRLVACSDGVLELLSGDLLQKEAKLLEVINRSRGDLDSLCAALKVDTAESFPDDITILTLRQDNP; the protein is encoded by the coding sequence ATGAATACGATTTCTGACGCCCGCACCCAGGAACCGGCCGCCGCAACCGCGGTTGCCGGCCGCCATACCCTGTTACTGAGCGACCCCGGCGAACCGTCCTACGAAGTGATGTGCGCCACGCTCAAGCGCCTCGGTTACACCGTGATCCATGAGGAGAGCGGTGTCGATGCCATCGGCCACTTTTCCCCGGATAAATACGACCTCGTCATTACCGACCTGCACCTGCCGGACATGGGCGGGCTGGAAGTGCTGCGCAAGATAAAACGCCTGTCGCCGGATACGCCGGTGGTAGTGCTCGCCTGCAACAGCGAGGTGGACGACGTGGTGCAGGCCCTGCGTCTGGGAGCGAGCGACTACCTGCTGAAACCCTTCACCGATGAAGACGTGATCGAACACGCGGTGACACGGATTATGGAGGCGCGGGATCTCGCGGCGCAGAACCGCGAATACCGCCACCAGCTCGAGGAGCGCAATCGCGAGCTGCACGAGCACATCGAGCTGTTGCAGCGGGACCACGAAGCGGGCCGCCAGTTGCAGCAGCATTTGCTGCCGCGCACCCCCTTCCGCTACCCCGCCGGTATCGAGGCGGCATTCCGCCTGTTGCCGTCGCTCTACCTGAGTGGCGATTTCGTCGACTACGGCCTGTTCGGCGAGCGCTTTGTGGCGTTTTATCTGGTGGATGTCTCCGGTCACGGGGTGTCCTCGGCACTGGTGACCGCGCTGATCAAGCACAGCATCATGCACCTGTTGCGGGAGCGCACGCTGTTCAGCCAGCTCAACAGTATCGATACGGACATCACCAGTATTCTGGAAATGATCAACCGCGAATTGAATTCCACCGCGCTCGACAAGCACGCCAGTATGTTTGTGGGAGTTGTGGACAGCCGCGCGCGCCAGCTGCACTACGCGGTGGCGGGGCAGGTACCTATGCCGGCATTGGTCACCAGCGACGGCGCCCGCTGGCTTACCGGCAAGGGCCGGCCGCTGGGGCTGTTCAAACAGGGTGAGTGGGAGGTGCGCCACTGCAGCCTGCCCGCCAGCTGGCGCCTGGTGGCCTGTTCCGATGGTGTACTCGAGCTGCTCAGCGGCGATCTGCTGCAGAAGGAGGCGAAACTGCTGGAGGTCATCAACCGCAGCCGCGGAGACCTCGACAGCCTGTGCGCGGCACTCAAGGTGGATACCGCGGAGTCTTTCCCCGACGACATTACCATTCTCACCCTGCGCCAGGACAATCCCTGA
- a CDS encoding HvfC family RiPP maturation protein encodes MADNTGANTDTCTSADFRETQRKFAAHLRKPDENPAPASIEDRRMGIYRDLIYNNIESFIASGFPVLRSILDDEQWHAMVRDFVHRHQSHSPYFLQISEEFLHYLQEERAQSPASADDPPFMLELAHYEWVELALDVSEEEFPAGLQRNPDRTQLLDWVPVVSPLAWSLSYQFPVHQLGADFQPQQAPPSPTFLVVYRNRADQVGFLEASAATAHLLQLAAGADTGGANTGRQLLQQLARDMQHPDPDQLLDFGAELLGKLLSLDIIAGFRPS; translated from the coding sequence TTGGCCGATAACACCGGGGCGAATACCGATACCTGCACCAGCGCGGACTTCCGTGAAACCCAGCGGAAATTTGCCGCCCACCTGCGCAAGCCCGATGAAAACCCGGCGCCGGCGTCGATTGAAGACCGCCGCATGGGTATCTATCGGGATCTTATTTACAACAACATCGAATCCTTTATCGCCAGCGGTTTCCCGGTGCTGCGCAGTATTCTGGATGACGAGCAGTGGCACGCCATGGTGCGGGACTTTGTGCACCGTCACCAATCCCACAGCCCGTATTTCCTGCAGATCAGCGAGGAGTTCCTGCACTACCTGCAGGAGGAGCGTGCGCAGAGCCCCGCGAGCGCGGATGACCCGCCCTTTATGCTGGAACTCGCGCACTACGAATGGGTGGAGCTGGCGCTGGATGTGAGCGAGGAGGAATTCCCCGCGGGGTTGCAACGCAATCCGGACCGCACACAACTGCTCGACTGGGTGCCGGTGGTGTCACCACTGGCGTGGAGCCTCAGTTACCAGTTTCCGGTGCATCAGCTCGGGGCCGATTTCCAGCCGCAACAGGCGCCGCCATCACCGACGTTCCTGGTGGTTTATCGCAATCGCGCAGACCAGGTGGGCTTTCTCGAAGCCAGTGCCGCCACCGCACACCTGCTGCAACTGGCCGCTGGGGCGGACACGGGTGGGGCGAATACCGGGCGCCAGTTGTTGCAGCAGCTGGCGCGAGACATGCAGCACCCCGATCCGGATCAATTGCTGGATTTCGGCGCTGAACTGCTGGGAAAGTTGCTCAGCTTGGACATTATTGCGGGATTCAGGCCATCCTGA
- the hrpA gene encoding ATP-dependent RNA helicase HrpA has product MSQDSASPRSPKALQPIEQLLPQCMGRDRVRLQRTLSNARRRLKEGKPADRMLMQLEEEVAKSVALAAARRQKLPKVEWPEGLPVVARRDEIAKLIAANQVVVVAGETGSGKTTQLPKICLELGRGIFGQIGHTQPRRIAARTVANRIAEELGQALGDSVGYQVRFTDQSTEHTHIKLMTDGILLAEIQRDPLLNNYDTLIIDEAHERSLNIDFLLGYLKTLLPKRPDLKVIITSATIDLEKFSRHFDDAPIIEVSGRTYPVDIHYRPSADSDADLNEQVIAAVEELLQEEKSSPRRGGDILVFMSGEREIRECAKALRDAQLQHIDVLPLYARLSLAEQSRVFAPHKGRRIVLATNVAETSITVPGIRYVIDPGTARISRYSYRSKIQRLPVEPISQASANQRAGRCGRVSAGVCIRLYEESDYLQRPEFTDAEILRTNLAAVILQMLQLRIGDIRDFPFVDPPDQRLINDGYSLLQELQAVDGKGQVTQLGRALSRLPLDPRLARMLVESGATASLRELLIIVSALAVQDPRERPAEKRQAADEKHKQWEHEHSDFLTLVTLWDGYEAQRQELSASQLRKWCQKNYLSWLRLREWRDIHHQLRLAIRDLDLKMNREPADYTSVHKAILPGLLGNIGVKDENKEFLGCRNRRFHIFPGSGQYKKPPHWVVAAQLLETSRLYAHTVAKIEPEWVLGCSEHLVKRNYFEPHYNPRSGAVMAFEKVTLYGLVLVDKQRIHYGKLDPTTAREVFIREALVEQRYRGKGKFFQHYKDLLAELEDLEAKSRRRDIVVDDEVVFRFFDERLPADIFNLAGFDKWRKQAEQKDPQLLFIPRELMMQQDAGHVGEAQFPDSLTSGGIEYPLSYHFEPGSVDDGVSILVPVGALHQVPAARLQWVVPGILRDKCIALVKNLPKQYRKHFVPVPAAVDKALPRLQAANTPLWQALGHELKRQTAVDLPDDAWKSAEQGLEDFYRFNIQVLDEKGKLLDQARDLETLQLRYRDRVQQEIASAGDDFERAGITSWDFGDLPETHQLDQGGLKVRAYPALIAGKESVDLRLLDNPEEARRLTRAGICRLAILHLPEPVKYLRKELLKGKELGLSAADLGRRDEVADDILMAAVRECFWADEHWPRSEEEFLAALEKREQLVATAQEIGELLVKVLAQLVPLRKQIKQQKNLVVALAVADINRQLGGLFYRGFLFHTPLEWLRQYGRYLKGIELRLEKAALDANRDRRLIAEYQEAEEPYQAEASKSEPLLLAGDPALVQYRWMLEEFRVSLFAQTLKTLMPVSIKRLRKMWADRQAG; this is encoded by the coding sequence ATGAGTCAAGATTCCGCCAGCCCCCGCTCACCCAAGGCCCTGCAGCCCATCGAGCAATTGTTGCCCCAGTGTATGGGGCGCGATCGCGTGCGCCTGCAACGCACCCTGAGCAACGCCCGTCGCCGCCTGAAAGAGGGCAAGCCCGCGGACCGGATGCTGATGCAGCTGGAAGAGGAAGTGGCCAAATCGGTGGCACTGGCGGCAGCGCGTCGACAAAAACTACCGAAGGTTGAGTGGCCGGAAGGGCTGCCGGTGGTGGCGCGGCGGGATGAGATTGCCAAGCTGATTGCGGCAAACCAGGTTGTGGTGGTGGCGGGGGAGACCGGTTCCGGCAAGACCACCCAGCTGCCAAAAATCTGCCTTGAACTGGGGCGGGGTATTTTCGGCCAGATCGGCCACACCCAGCCGCGGCGGATCGCCGCGCGCACCGTGGCCAATCGCATTGCCGAGGAGCTGGGCCAGGCACTGGGTGACTCGGTGGGTTACCAGGTGCGCTTTACCGACCAGAGCACCGAGCACACCCACATCAAGCTGATGACCGACGGTATCCTGCTGGCGGAAATTCAGCGCGACCCGCTGCTCAATAACTACGACACGCTGATTATCGACGAGGCCCACGAGCGCAGCCTCAATATCGATTTCCTGTTGGGTTATCTGAAAACCCTGCTGCCGAAGCGCCCAGACCTGAAAGTCATTATTACCTCCGCCACCATCGACCTGGAGAAGTTTTCCCGGCATTTCGACGATGCACCGATTATTGAAGTCTCCGGTCGCACCTATCCGGTGGATATCCACTACCGTCCGTCGGCGGACAGCGACGCCGACCTGAACGAACAGGTGATCGCCGCGGTGGAAGAACTGCTGCAGGAGGAGAAATCCTCCCCGCGCCGTGGCGGCGACATCCTGGTGTTTATGAGCGGCGAGCGCGAAATTCGCGAGTGCGCCAAGGCGCTGCGGGATGCGCAGCTGCAGCATATCGATGTGCTGCCGCTGTACGCGCGCCTCAGTCTCGCCGAGCAGAGCCGGGTCTTCGCCCCGCACAAGGGCCGTCGTATCGTGCTGGCTACCAACGTGGCGGAAACCTCCATCACCGTGCCCGGTATCCGCTATGTGATCGACCCGGGCACCGCGCGTATCAGCCGCTACAGCTACCGCAGCAAGATCCAGCGCCTGCCGGTGGAGCCCATCTCCCAGGCCAGTGCCAACCAGCGCGCGGGCCGCTGCGGGCGCGTCAGTGCCGGTGTGTGTATCCGCCTGTACGAGGAGAGCGATTACCTGCAGCGCCCGGAATTTACCGATGCGGAAATCCTGCGCACCAATCTCGCGGCGGTCATTCTGCAGATGCTGCAACTGCGCATCGGCGATATCCGCGATTTCCCGTTTGTGGATCCACCGGACCAGCGCCTGATCAACGACGGCTACAGCCTGTTGCAGGAGTTGCAGGCGGTGGACGGCAAGGGGCAAGTCACACAGCTGGGGCGGGCGCTGTCGCGCCTGCCGCTGGACCCGCGTCTCGCGCGTATGCTGGTGGAATCCGGCGCGACCGCCAGCCTGCGCGAGCTGCTGATCATCGTCAGCGCGCTCGCGGTACAGGACCCGCGTGAGCGCCCGGCGGAGAAGCGTCAGGCGGCGGACGAAAAGCACAAACAGTGGGAGCACGAACACTCGGACTTCCTAACCCTGGTAACCCTGTGGGACGGCTACGAGGCCCAGCGCCAGGAGCTGAGCGCGAGCCAGCTGCGCAAGTGGTGCCAGAAAAATTACCTGAGCTGGCTGCGGTTGCGGGAGTGGCGAGACATCCACCACCAGCTGCGCCTCGCCATCCGCGACCTGGATTTGAAGATGAACCGCGAACCCGCGGACTACACCAGTGTGCACAAGGCGATCCTGCCCGGGTTGCTCGGCAATATCGGTGTAAAGGACGAAAACAAGGAATTCCTCGGTTGCCGCAACCGCCGATTCCATATTTTCCCGGGCTCCGGCCAATACAAAAAGCCGCCACACTGGGTGGTCGCGGCGCAGTTGCTGGAAACTAGCCGGCTGTATGCGCACACCGTCGCCAAGATTGAACCGGAGTGGGTGCTCGGTTGTTCCGAGCACCTGGTCAAGCGCAATTATTTCGAACCGCACTACAACCCGCGCTCGGGCGCAGTGATGGCGTTTGAAAAAGTCACGCTGTACGGGCTGGTACTGGTGGACAAGCAGCGTATCCATTACGGCAAGCTCGATCCCACCACCGCGCGCGAGGTGTTTATCCGCGAGGCTCTGGTAGAACAGCGCTACCGCGGCAAGGGCAAATTTTTCCAGCACTACAAAGACCTGCTGGCGGAGCTTGAAGATCTCGAGGCCAAGTCCCGCCGCCGCGACATTGTGGTGGACGATGAAGTGGTGTTCCGCTTCTTCGACGAGCGCCTGCCCGCGGATATCTTCAACCTCGCGGGGTTTGATAAATGGCGCAAGCAGGCGGAGCAAAAAGATCCGCAACTGCTGTTTATCCCCCGCGAACTGATGATGCAGCAGGATGCGGGCCATGTGGGCGAGGCCCAGTTCCCGGATTCGCTCACCAGTGGCGGTATCGAATATCCGCTGAGCTATCACTTCGAACCGGGCAGTGTGGACGATGGCGTGAGTATTCTGGTGCCCGTCGGCGCCCTGCACCAGGTGCCGGCGGCGCGCCTGCAGTGGGTGGTGCCGGGCATATTGCGCGACAAGTGCATCGCGCTGGTGAAAAACCTGCCCAAGCAGTACCGCAAACATTTTGTGCCGGTACCGGCGGCGGTCGACAAGGCGCTGCCGCGGCTACAGGCCGCAAACACACCGCTGTGGCAGGCGCTCGGCCACGAGCTCAAACGGCAGACCGCGGTGGATCTGCCGGATGACGCGTGGAAATCTGCGGAGCAGGGGCTGGAGGATTTCTACCGCTTCAATATCCAGGTGCTGGATGAGAAGGGCAAACTGCTGGATCAGGCGCGGGATCTGGAAACCCTGCAATTGCGCTATCGCGACCGGGTTCAGCAGGAAATCGCCAGCGCCGGTGACGATTTCGAGCGCGCCGGAATTACCAGTTGGGACTTCGGCGACCTGCCGGAAACCCACCAGTTGGACCAGGGCGGGCTCAAGGTGCGCGCCTATCCCGCGCTGATTGCTGGCAAGGAGAGCGTGGACCTGCGTCTGCTGGACAACCCGGAAGAAGCCCGCCGTCTCACCCGTGCGGGCATCTGTCGCCTCGCCATACTGCATCTGCCGGAGCCGGTGAAATACCTGCGCAAGGAGCTGCTCAAGGGCAAGGAACTGGGCCTGAGTGCCGCAGACCTCGGTCGCCGTGATGAGGTGGCGGACGATATCCTGATGGCGGCCGTGCGCGAGTGCTTCTGGGCCGATGAACACTGGCCGCGCAGTGAGGAGGAGTTTCTCGCCGCGCTGGAGAAGCGCGAACAGCTGGTGGCGACCGCGCAGGAAATCGGCGAATTGCTGGTGAAAGTGCTGGCGCAACTGGTGCCGCTGCGCAAACAGATCAAGCAGCAGAAAAATCTGGTGGTGGCCCTGGCGGTGGCGGACATCAATCGCCAGCTCGGCGGACTGTTCTACCGCGGCTTCCTGTTCCACACACCGCTGGAATGGCTGCGCCAGTACGGTCGCTACCTGAAAGGGATCGAGTTGCGCCTGGAGAAGGCCGCCCTCGACGCCAACCGCGATCGCCGCCTCATCGCCGAGTACCAGGAGGCGGAAGAGCCCTACCAGGCGGAGGCCAGCAAGAGCGAGCCCCTGTTACTGGCCGGCGACCCGGCACTGGTGCAGTACCGCTGGATGCTGGAGGAATTTCGTGTCTCGCTGTTTGCGCAGACTCTGAAAACCTTGATGCCGGTGTCGATCAAGCGCCTGCGCAAAATGTGGGCCGACAGGCAGGCGGGCTGA
- a CDS encoding HvfA family oxazolone/thioamide-modified RiPP metallophore, giving the protein MNKKSLPLAAAVGAAFVASATLSVSTSANPFSATELSAGYNLKFVQDDKQKEGKCGEGKDKEGKCGEGKKKEGTCGEGKKKEGTCGEGKKDEGKKKEGKCGEGKCGTDPT; this is encoded by the coding sequence ATGAACAAAAAGAGCCTGCCACTCGCCGCCGCCGTAGGTGCGGCATTTGTGGCTTCCGCCACCCTGAGTGTTTCCACCTCGGCCAATCCATTCAGCGCCACCGAACTTTCCGCTGGCTACAACCTGAAATTTGTGCAGGACGACAAGCAGAAAGAGGGGAAATGCGGAGAGGGCAAGGATAAAGAAGGCAAGTGCGGGGAAGGGAAAAAGAAAGAGGGAACTTGCGGAGAAGGTAAAAAGAAAGAGGGAACTTGCGGCGAAGGTAAAAAGGACGAAGGCAAGAAAAAAGAAGGCAAATGCGGTGAGGGCAAGTGCGGTACCGATCCCACCTGA
- a CDS encoding HvfB family MNIO-type RiPP peptide maturase: MSNNAREYPVTGAGLGLRRSMMGEELLPAQVDFLEVAPENWIGVGGRYGRWLREYTERFPFVIHGLSLSIGSPAPLDEALVLSIKAFMREHNIRCYSEHLSYCSDHGHLYDLLPIPFTEEAVHYVAGRIRRVQDLLEQRIAMENVSYYAAPRVGPEPELSELEFLNAVLAEADCDLLLDVNNIYVNAINHRYDPLEFLCGLPAERIRYAHVAGHFDEADDLKVDTHGAAVIDPVWQLLQRAYEEFGAIPTLLERDFNIPPLPELCGEITRIRDYQNAALQGTVSANPKDQERAEVPVGR, from the coding sequence ATGTCGAACAATGCGCGCGAATATCCGGTAACTGGCGCAGGCCTGGGCCTGCGGCGCTCGATGATGGGCGAGGAGCTTCTGCCTGCGCAGGTGGACTTCCTCGAGGTGGCGCCGGAGAACTGGATCGGTGTGGGTGGCCGCTACGGCCGCTGGCTGCGCGAGTACACCGAGCGCTTTCCCTTCGTGATCCACGGCCTGTCGCTCTCTATCGGCTCGCCGGCGCCGCTGGACGAGGCACTGGTGCTGTCCATCAAGGCCTTCATGCGCGAGCACAACATCCGCTGCTACAGCGAGCATTTGAGCTACTGTTCGGATCACGGTCATCTCTACGATCTGCTGCCCATCCCGTTTACCGAAGAGGCGGTGCACTACGTGGCAGGGCGTATCCGCCGGGTACAGGACCTCCTCGAGCAGCGCATTGCCATGGAAAATGTGTCCTACTATGCGGCGCCCCGCGTCGGTCCGGAGCCGGAACTGAGCGAGCTGGAATTTCTGAACGCCGTACTCGCGGAGGCGGACTGCGACCTGTTGCTCGACGTTAACAATATCTATGTCAACGCCATCAACCACCGCTACGATCCGCTGGAATTCCTGTGCGGCCTGCCCGCAGAGCGAATCCGTTACGCCCATGTGGCCGGGCACTTTGACGAGGCGGACGACCTCAAGGTGGACACCCACGGCGCCGCGGTGATTGACCCGGTGTGGCAATTGCTGCAGCGCGCCTACGAAGAGTTCGGTGCTATTCCCACGCTGTTGGAGCGGGATTTCAATATTCCGCCATTGCCGGAACTGTGCGGGGAAATCACGCGTATCCGCGATTATCAAAATGCAGCACTTCAGGGCACGGTAAGTGCAAACCCGAAGGATCAGGAGCGCGCAGAGGTACCCGTTGGCCGATAA
- a CDS encoding peptide MFS transporter: MQDLKPKPPASAGDMMGHPKGLFLLFGTEMWERLSFYGMRGIFVFYLTSAATAAVFGWEALSDTELQSKALTYLGWYAMLVYLTPIIGGWMADNQWGQRRCIMFGGVLMMLGQFALGFPHSWLPNGSEIYMLWLGLALMIIGNGFFKPNISTMVGDLYEEGDRRRDTAFTIFYMGINIGSILGYLVIGWIGEKVNYQLAFFVAGLGMLLGLILQMTQSDRLLGEIGKQPSAKLGLRANLDADKKRPLTLEERDRIKVILILGLFTVIFWAGFEQAAGSMNLFAKYNTDLHIFGFEIPASWLQMVNPLFIIILAPVVASIWVGLGSREPTSPAKFSMGLIFLGLGFVSMVGAALQIGDSETVKASPWWLVVAYIFHTMGELCLSPIGLSMVTKLAPVRYLSLMMGLWFAFIGIANKGAAEIGKLVGESGPLATFGGVAAAAIIAGIILFFLREKLVDWMHGAEEDHTVLKDTTKEEFGITADHDVAPKQKFRG; this comes from the coding sequence ATGCAAGATCTCAAACCAAAACCCCCAGCCTCGGCCGGAGACATGATGGGGCACCCGAAAGGGTTGTTCCTGCTGTTCGGCACCGAGATGTGGGAGCGCCTCAGCTTTTACGGGATGCGCGGCATTTTCGTGTTCTACCTCACCTCCGCGGCCACCGCGGCGGTGTTTGGTTGGGAAGCGCTTTCCGACACGGAGCTGCAATCCAAGGCGCTCACCTATCTGGGCTGGTACGCGATGCTGGTGTACCTGACGCCGATCATCGGCGGCTGGATGGCGGACAACCAGTGGGGGCAGCGGCGCTGCATCATGTTCGGCGGGGTGCTGATGATGCTGGGGCAGTTTGCCCTCGGTTTCCCGCACAGTTGGCTACCGAACGGTTCCGAGATCTACATGCTGTGGCTCGGCCTGGCACTGATGATCATCGGCAACGGTTTCTTCAAACCGAATATTTCCACCATGGTGGGCGACCTCTACGAGGAGGGCGACCGGCGCCGGGATACGGCATTCACGATTTTCTATATGGGGATCAACATCGGCTCGATTCTCGGCTATCTGGTGATTGGCTGGATCGGCGAAAAGGTCAATTACCAGTTGGCATTTTTCGTGGCCGGTCTCGGCATGCTGCTGGGCCTGATTCTGCAGATGACCCAGTCGGACAGGCTGCTCGGTGAAATCGGCAAACAGCCGTCGGCGAAACTCGGCCTGCGTGCCAACCTGGACGCGGACAAGAAGCGCCCGCTGACACTGGAGGAGCGGGATCGCATCAAGGTGATTCTGATCCTCGGCCTGTTTACGGTTATTTTCTGGGCCGGGTTCGAACAGGCCGCGGGCTCCATGAACCTGTTCGCCAAATACAATACCGACCTGCACATTTTCGGGTTTGAAATTCCGGCGAGCTGGCTGCAGATGGTAAACCCGCTATTCATCATCATTCTCGCCCCCGTTGTGGCAAGTATCTGGGTAGGCCTCGGTTCCCGCGAGCCGACGTCTCCGGCGAAATTTTCCATGGGCCTTATTTTCCTGGGACTCGGCTTTGTCTCCATGGTGGGCGCGGCACTGCAAATTGGCGATTCAGAAACCGTAAAAGCGAGTCCCTGGTGGCTGGTGGTGGCGTATATCTTCCACACCATGGGTGAGTTGTGTCTGTCGCCGATCGGCTTGTCCATGGTGACGAAGCTGGCACCGGTACGCTATCTGTCGTTGATGATGGGTTTGTGGTTTGCGTTCATCGGTATTGCCAACAAAGGCGCGGCGGAGATCGGTAAGTTGGTGGGCGAATCAGGTCCGCTGGCTACCTTCGGCGGTGTGGCCGCGGCGGCGATTATTGCGGGGATTATTCTGTTCTTCCTGCGTGAGAAGCTGGTGGACTGGATGCACGGTGCCGAGGAAGATCACACTGTGTTGAAGGATACTACCAAAGAGGAATTCGGTATCACCGCGGATCACGATGTTGCGCCGAAACAGAAGTTCAGGGGGTAA
- a CDS encoding tellurite resistance TerB family protein yields MLHQIRKLFDQIGRGDSVEVHPEKDVRMISAALMAEIATADHKVDERERQVLVRLLMDHYQLDSETAEELMQRALLERHEATSLYEFTQTVNDNFSERDKYLLVKQMWQVAFADGEIDAFEEHLIRRVAELIYLPHGLFTRARAEARDGSNGE; encoded by the coding sequence ATGCTGCATCAGATACGCAAGCTGTTCGACCAGATCGGCCGCGGAGACAGTGTGGAAGTGCACCCGGAAAAAGACGTGCGCATGATCAGCGCCGCACTGATGGCGGAAATCGCCACCGCGGATCACAAGGTAGACGAGCGCGAGCGACAGGTGCTGGTGCGCCTGTTGATGGATCACTACCAGTTGGACAGCGAGACCGCAGAGGAACTCATGCAGCGGGCGCTGTTAGAGCGCCACGAGGCCACGTCCCTGTACGAGTTCACCCAGACGGTCAACGACAATTTCAGCGAGCGGGACAAGTACCTGCTGGTGAAGCAGATGTGGCAGGTGGCGTTTGCAGATGGCGAGATTGATGCCTTCGAAGAGCACCTGATACGGCGGGTGGCGGAGCTGATCTACCTGCCCCACGGGTTGTTTACCCGCGCCCGCGCCGAGGCGAGGGACGGGAGCAACGGCGAGTAA